A genomic segment from Cervus elaphus chromosome 14, mCerEla1.1, whole genome shotgun sequence encodes:
- the RNF223 gene encoding RING finger protein 223, which yields MSSSPQVWHMTMPPISRSSPTATVPRSPSSASSPRSPGTPGSEKVASPLECSICFSGYDNIFKTPKELSCTHVFCLECLARLAAAQPTGQPGSEAVPCPFCRQPTAVPAAGAPALRTSRQLQARMPAHLRQEEPVWLEGTKLCYYPPPSVPGPVEPGFMCVDIGPSKPAEPAAPAPIPGPAHHRGLLARCWARCRDWRRVALITALLLVLFCVVLWPVQCALRTGSLHCLPRPPSTAATAATTFSLGSLVDN from the coding sequence ATGTCGTCAAGCCCACAGGTGTGGCACATGACCATGCCGCCTATCAGCAGGAGCAGCCCCACAGCCACAGTGCCCAGGTCCCCCAGCTCAGCCAGCAGCCCCAGGTCTCCGGGCACCCCAGGCTCAGAGAAAGTGGCCTCCCCTCTGGAGTGCTCCATCTGCTTCTCGGGCTATGACAACATCTTCAAGACACCCAAGGAGCTCTCCTGCACCCATGTCTTCTGCCTGGAGTGCCTGGCACGGCTGGCGGCCGCCCAGCCCACAGGCCAGCCAGGTAGCGAGGCTGTGCCCTGCCCATTCTGCCGGCAACCCACAGCTGTACCCGCTGCTGGAGCCCCTGCGCTGCGCACCAGCCGCCAGCTGCAGGCCCGGATGCCAGCGCACCTGCGGCAGGAGGAGCCCGTGTGGCTAGAGGGCACCAAGCTGTGCTATTACCCACCGCCCTCTGTGCCTGGCCCGGTGGAGCCCGGCTTCATGTGCGTGGACATAGGCCCAAGCAAGCCCGCTGAGCCTGCTGCACCTGCGCCCAtcccaggccctgcccaccatCGGGGGCTCTTGGCCCGCTGCTGGGCACGCTGCAGGGACTGGAGGCGCGTGGCGCTCATCACAGCCCTGCTGCTCGTGCTCTTCTGTGTGGTCCTCTGGCCTGTGCAGTGCGCACTCAGGACTGGGAGTCTGCACTGCCTCCCCCGGCCTCCCTCCACCGCCGCCACTGCTGCCACCACCTTCTCACTCGGGTCCCTGGTGGACAATTAG
- the C14H1orf159 gene encoding uncharacterized protein C1orf159 homolog isoform X3, with the protein MALQRAVLLAGLLVEVASRSSGTAGQQPECCVDAGDINATCPGTSLCGPGCYGRPAEDGSVSCIQCRNGTHNSSECRGLAGRGAQFPVNKSTGMPGRQSVGGPQVAASLFLGTFLISSGLILSVAAFFYLKRASKLPKVFYGRNRAPALQPGEAAVMIPPPQSSVRKPRYVRRERPLDRNVGPTTVSSVEARVSNV; encoded by the exons ATGGCGCTTCAGCGTGCCGTCCTCCTGGCTGGCCTCCTGGTGGAAGTTGCTAGCAGATCCTCAGGAACTGCG GGTCAGCAGCCTGAGTGCTGTGTGGATGCGGGGGACATCAACGCCACCTGCCCAGGCACTAGCCTGTGTGGCCCAG GCTGCTATGGGCGCCCAGCTGAGGATGGGAGCGTCAGCTGCATCCAGTGCAGGAACGGAACCCACAACAGCTCCGAGTGCAGAGGCC TCGCCGGCCGAGGTGCACAGTTCCCCGTGAACAAGAGCACAGGGATGCCTGGGCGGCAGAGTGTCG GGGGCCCTCAGGTGGCTGCCTCCCTCTTCCTGGGGACGTTTCTCATCAGCTCGGGCCTCATCCTCTCCGTGGCTGCATTCTTCTACCTCAAGCGAGCCAGCAAGCTGCCCAAGGTCTTCTATGGAAGAAACAGAG CTCCCGCCCTGCAGCCTGGCGAAGCC GCCGTGATGATTCCCCCACCTCAGTCCTCAG TGCGGAAGCCGCGCTACGTCCGGCGTGAGCGGCCCTTGGACAGGAATGTGGGCCCCACCACTGTCTCCTCTGTGGAGGCCCGGGTGAGCAACGTCTGA
- the C14H1orf159 gene encoding uncharacterized protein C1orf159 homolog isoform X1, giving the protein MGSIALQHVGSSQTKDRTSVPCIARLGSRVVTLWSQRPTPRLLIEGGEGLNVCGPRPRGPDPALRDMALQRAVLLAGLLVEVASRSSGTAGQQPECCVDAGDINATCPGTSLCGPGCYGRPAEDGSVSCIQCRNGTHNSSECRGLAGRGAQFPVNKSTGMPGRQSVGGPQVAASLFLGTFLISSGLILSVAAFFYLKRASKLPKVFYGRNRAPALQPGEAAVMIPPPQSSVRKPRYVRRERPLDRNVGPTTVSSVEARVSNV; this is encoded by the exons atgggctcaattgctctgcagcatgtgggctcttcccagaccaaggatcgaaccagtgtcccttgcattgcaag GCTGGGCTCCAGGGTCGTGACACTCTGGAGCCAGCGACCAACCCCCCGACTGCTGATCGAGGGTGGCGAGGGCCTGAATGTCTGCGGCCCACGTCCAAGAGGGCCAG ACCCTGCACTCCGGGACATGGCGCTTCAGCGTGCCGTCCTCCTGGCTGGCCTCCTGGTGGAAGTTGCTAGCAGATCCTCAGGAACTGCG GGTCAGCAGCCTGAGTGCTGTGTGGATGCGGGGGACATCAACGCCACCTGCCCAGGCACTAGCCTGTGTGGCCCAG GCTGCTATGGGCGCCCAGCTGAGGATGGGAGCGTCAGCTGCATCCAGTGCAGGAACGGAACCCACAACAGCTCCGAGTGCAGAGGCC TCGCCGGCCGAGGTGCACAGTTCCCCGTGAACAAGAGCACAGGGATGCCTGGGCGGCAGAGTGTCG GGGGCCCTCAGGTGGCTGCCTCCCTCTTCCTGGGGACGTTTCTCATCAGCTCGGGCCTCATCCTCTCCGTGGCTGCATTCTTCTACCTCAAGCGAGCCAGCAAGCTGCCCAAGGTCTTCTATGGAAGAAACAGAG CTCCCGCCCTGCAGCCTGGCGAAGCC GCCGTGATGATTCCCCCACCTCAGTCCTCAG TGCGGAAGCCGCGCTACGTCCGGCGTGAGCGGCCCTTGGACAGGAATGTGGGCCCCACCACTGTCTCCTCTGTGGAGGCCCGGGTGAGCAACGTCTGA
- the C14H1orf159 gene encoding uncharacterized protein C1orf159 homolog isoform X2 codes for MRGQSTEEFKDPYGRADGQEPKPRLGSRVVTLWSQRPTPRLLIEGGEGLNVCGPRPRGPDPALRDMALQRAVLLAGLLVEVASRSSGTAGQQPECCVDAGDINATCPGTSLCGPGCYGRPAEDGSVSCIQCRNGTHNSSECRGLAGRGAQFPVNKSTGMPGRQSVGGPQVAASLFLGTFLISSGLILSVAAFFYLKRASKLPKVFYGRNRAPALQPGEAAVMIPPPQSSVRKPRYVRRERPLDRNVGPTTVSSVEARVSNV; via the exons ATGAGAGGGCAAAGTACAGAGGAATTCAAAGATCCCTATGGCCGTGCTGATGGGCAGGAGCCCAAACCAAG GCTGGGCTCCAGGGTCGTGACACTCTGGAGCCAGCGACCAACCCCCCGACTGCTGATCGAGGGTGGCGAGGGCCTGAATGTCTGCGGCCCACGTCCAAGAGGGCCAG ACCCTGCACTCCGGGACATGGCGCTTCAGCGTGCCGTCCTCCTGGCTGGCCTCCTGGTGGAAGTTGCTAGCAGATCCTCAGGAACTGCG GGTCAGCAGCCTGAGTGCTGTGTGGATGCGGGGGACATCAACGCCACCTGCCCAGGCACTAGCCTGTGTGGCCCAG GCTGCTATGGGCGCCCAGCTGAGGATGGGAGCGTCAGCTGCATCCAGTGCAGGAACGGAACCCACAACAGCTCCGAGTGCAGAGGCC TCGCCGGCCGAGGTGCACAGTTCCCCGTGAACAAGAGCACAGGGATGCCTGGGCGGCAGAGTGTCG GGGGCCCTCAGGTGGCTGCCTCCCTCTTCCTGGGGACGTTTCTCATCAGCTCGGGCCTCATCCTCTCCGTGGCTGCATTCTTCTACCTCAAGCGAGCCAGCAAGCTGCCCAAGGTCTTCTATGGAAGAAACAGAG CTCCCGCCCTGCAGCCTGGCGAAGCC GCCGTGATGATTCCCCCACCTCAGTCCTCAG TGCGGAAGCCGCGCTACGTCCGGCGTGAGCGGCCCTTGGACAGGAATGTGGGCCCCACCACTGTCTCCTCTGTGGAGGCCCGGGTGAGCAACGTCTGA